GACTCTCTCATGGCGCCTTTACCATTGGAGGAGCGATCCTTGGAGCATTCGCCGAACGGACCTATGCCAAAAGTCAGGAAACAGGCAATTCCAATCGGATTTCCTGGGTCCCTGCCTTTCTTGACCGGCAAACGCGGGATGCCTTGTTACGCTATTTAGCGGTGACTCATTGCGGGAGGGGACGGGGAGATTACACGGACCCAAGAGAGTTTCCCGTTTTTTGGCAACGCGCCGCCGAAAACGTTCTTGAACAACAAAAAGACGCTCTACACCAAATGTGGAAACTGGCCAGATCGCCGCAACCCACAACCGCCACTACGGATCACATCCAGACCAATCTCGTTTCTCTACTCTCAAGAATGAGTCAGGAAATTTTAGGCCAATTTTATCCCGAAGCCAAAGGTTGGTTAGAAAAATCTCCGGGCTAGCATCTTCCGTTTATCCGGTCCACCCTTTACAAAATTATCGAGTCCATAAGGGGGAAACAAATGATATGTCTTTTTCTGAGGAGTCGGAGCAAGGCTCTCTTCTTGTATGAGCTCAAGGCGATTATGGAAATTTGCCAACCACTGACAGCCCATGAACACTTAACGCCCTACCGTTTGTATCGGAATTACGGCATTCATGAACCTCAACCGTCTCTTTTCAATACCATCCGGACTACCGCTTCAGATTTGACTTAAAAATTTGACGCTGCCTGCTGTTGGACGCCACAGTGGTGGGTTCGGTCGCATGCACAAACATGGCCATTCGACGGGGGCTCAAGTAGGCCAGGGCAGGCAGGGGTATATCCTTCACATGGAGGGCTTGTTTAATTTCCAACTCAGGCTCTTGTGCCAAATTGACCAGCATCCCATCGTTTCGGCAGATCCAGGGCGCATACAACAACACCGTCGGTCGGGTGGGTTGATGAATATCGATCAATGACACGACCCCCAGAAATCCATCCGATAGTTCCACCAGGCTCCCCGGTGGATAGACCCCAATGGCCTGCACCAGGGCTTGCACGACTCCCGGGCAGAATCTGGACGATTCTCCCTTCATCACCACGTGGCGAAAGAGTCGGGACAACGCGGCATGAGGGGTGAGACTTGTTTGTAGATCAGGAGCATTGCAGAGTTCATCATAATGGTCCGCAACCATCACGATTTTTGTCGACAATGAAAGGCCGTCCACTCTCATACCATTCGGAAACCCCGAACCATCCAGTCGTTCATGATGGCGTTCAATCATTTCCAATACTGCTGGACTGGTATCCGGAAAGCATGCCATCAGCTGCCGTCCTACCTCCGGATGTCGCTGACTCAGCTCCGGGTCCGATTGAATTTTCATACCAACCGCACTGAATCGTACGTTCATGGGTAACGCGCGATAACCCACATCGTGGAACAACGCTCCACGCCCAAGCTCAAGTAATCCCTCGACTTCCAAACCCAACTGACGGCCGATGAGGAGGGAGAGGGTGCACACGTTGAGGGCATGTTCAGACAGGCCCCACGTGGCCCCGTTACTGCCGACCACATCGATTAACGACATCGCCGTCTTGGGATGTTGTATGGCCGTGATAATACTCGTGATCATGGCATCCGCGGTTTTCCGTCCGGACTGCCGGCGATCACTCAGTTGCCGGAACAATTCATTCCCCTGTCCCAGAGTTTTTTGATATGCCCCTTCGATCTTACGCAGGTGATTTTGAAATTCATGGTAATCCTGTCGCCGGTCCAGGATTGTGGATAGGGAAGATTCTTTGATCAGTGGTTCGTCGTCTTCCGGGTGATCGAATGTTGAATCGGAAATGACCTCCGAGTCTTCCTCCCTACTTACGCTCTCCTCATGATCCAGAGGCCGCCGGTTTTCATCCGGAACATCCTCAACATCGAACGAGGCCGACCGTTCGGGGTCTTGGAGAATGACGACATTTTTGAGCGCTTGAATGGTCGCCAGATCATCAGCGGATTTGATTTGAAAGGTATTCGTGGGAAAAGGATGGCTGAACCAGGACCCTTCGAGTTTGACAAACGTCCCGACGCGAAGATCCCGGGTATCTTCAACTTTAAAGAACGGCATAGAACAATCTCATTTTCAGCTATAAAGCAAAACATCCATCTGGGGAATGGCTACAATTATGGGTAAGCAGAAAGCTCCATGCTTTTTCGGAATATTTTCCTTATTGGTTAAGGCTTGACACCTATCGACTGTAAATAAATCATTTCCCTTTCATGCCGAGTGAGCCTCATCACACCAACCTGCCCCTTTTTTAGGCTCAGTTTCCGTTACCCAAGTCTTTTCTTGGATCCATGTCCCCTTTCGGGTAGACTTTGTTTCGAATCGTTTTTGACAGCCCTCTCAGGAGACACAAACGATGCAGGCTTCTCCCATCGCTCCCACCAATCTTCCAGATACTATTCCCGAGGCCTTTTTTGCACTCACGGCCATAGCCCCCGATCAAGTGGTCATGCAAATAAAAGAAGGGGAGAGGTATCGACAACACACGTATGGGGAAGTGTCACTGCTCATTCGGGGATTGGCGGGAAGTCTTCATGAACACGGACTTGGTCCGGGCCACCGTGTCGCACTCGTGGCTGAAAATCGTCCGGAATGGGTGATTGCTCATCTCAGCATCCTCACCGTCGGCGCCACAGCCGTTCCACTGGATATTCACATGCCACAGGAGCAACTGCTGTCCTTCCTCACCACTTCCAATAGTCGGCTCGTCTTCGTCAGCTCAAAAACCGTGGCCTTAATACAAGGCCTTCCCACCACGATCACCGTCGTGAACATGGATCCCGCTACCACATCTACCCACCTGTCCATGAAAGATCTCATATCACAAGGACAGCAGAAACCGTCCGTCGATAGGCGAATAAACCCTGACGACGTGGCTTCGTTGCTCTATACCTCTGGCACCACCAAAAAACCCAAAGGCGTGCTACTCACCCACCGCAACTTTATGGCCAACGCCAAAGACATTATGGGGAAAGATTTAGCGGGCCCGGAAGACAATTTTTTAGTAATGCTCCCTCTGCACCACGCCTATCCCTTTATGATTGCCTACCTTGTTCCCATTCTCCTGGGCGCCAGAATGACCTTCTTATCTTCACTCAAGGGACCGGATCTAGTGCAATGTCTTCAGGAGACCGGCGTCACGATCGTCGTGGGTGTCCCCCAAATTTTTTCCATGATTCGTCGGTCAATATTTGAAGAACTCGCCCGGCGTCCCGCGTTCGTCCGTCCGCTCATCACGCTTCTACTCGGCCTGTCAGATTTTGTGAGAACCCATACCCGATGGAACCCTGGACGCCGTGTCTTTACCCCTGTTCACCGCCGATTTGGTTCCTCGCTTCGGCTTCTGTGCTCCGGCGGAGCCAAACTTGATCCACAAATCTCGAAAGACTTAGGGAACCTTGGATTTACCATTCGGGAAGGATACGGGCTCACTGAAACGGCGCCCGTGATTGCCTTCAGTTCCTT
Above is a window of Candidatus Nitrospira neomarina DNA encoding:
- a CDS encoding HD-GYP domain-containing protein, with product MPFFKVEDTRDLRVGTFVKLEGSWFSHPFPTNTFQIKSADDLATIQALKNVVILQDPERSASFDVEDVPDENRRPLDHEESVSREEDSEVISDSTFDHPEDDEPLIKESSLSTILDRRQDYHEFQNHLRKIEGAYQKTLGQGNELFRQLSDRRQSGRKTADAMITSIITAIQHPKTAMSLIDVVGSNGATWGLSEHALNVCTLSLLIGRQLGLEVEGLLELGRGALFHDVGYRALPMNVRFSAVGMKIQSDPELSQRHPEVGRQLMACFPDTSPAVLEMIERHHERLDGSGFPNGMRVDGLSLSTKIVMVADHYDELCNAPDLQTSLTPHAALSRLFRHVVMKGESSRFCPGVVQALVQAIGVYPPGSLVELSDGFLGVVSLIDIHQPTRPTVLLYAPWICRNDGMLVNLAQEPELEIKQALHVKDIPLPALAYLSPRRMAMFVHATEPTTVASNSRQRQIFKSNLKR